A DNA window from Acetilactobacillus jinshanensis contains the following coding sequences:
- the rnc gene encoding ribonuclease III, whose translation MSTEFDNYLANKFGIRFHNEALLDAAFTQASYVNEHPGRHLKYYQRLEFLGDAVYELVVSTYIFKHYPTLPEGRLTRLRAAMVDRQSFSKLAKECHFDKHILLGKGEEKAHARNRVKLLCDIFESFIAAVYIDQGMKPVVRFCNQVIFPKLGQGWFDEYFDHKTDLQERVQEHGPVKIQYHVLDANGPDNKRKFKVSVTINNKQLGIGVGHSKKNAEQHAAKKALEVIDKNN comes from the coding sequence TTGTCGACAGAATTCGATAATTATTTAGCTAATAAATTTGGGATCCGTTTTCATAATGAAGCGTTATTGGACGCAGCTTTTACGCAAGCTTCATACGTTAATGAACATCCTGGCCGTCATTTAAAATATTATCAGCGATTAGAATTTTTAGGTGATGCCGTTTACGAATTAGTGGTTTCAACTTACATTTTTAAGCACTATCCAACGCTTCCTGAAGGTCGTTTGACTCGTCTGCGTGCTGCAATGGTTGATCGACAGAGCTTTAGTAAGTTAGCTAAGGAATGCCATTTTGATAAGCACATTCTGTTGGGTAAAGGTGAAGAAAAGGCCCATGCCCGTAACCGAGTTAAGTTACTTTGTGATATCTTTGAATCCTTCATTGCGGCTGTTTATATCGATCAAGGCATGAAACCCGTCGTCCGTTTTTGTAATCAGGTTATCTTTCCTAAACTTGGTCAGGGATGGTTCGATGAATATTTTGACCATAAGACTGACTTACAGGAACGCGTTCAGGAACACGGTCCCGTAAAGATTCAGTATCATGTCTTAGATGCTAACGGTCCTGATAATAAACGTAAGTTTAAGGTGTCCGTTACGATTAATAATAAACAGTTAGGGATTGGCGTTGGTCATTCCAAGAAGAATGCTGAACAGCACGCCGCTAAAAAAGCTCTAGAAGTCATCGATAAAAATAACTAA
- the acpP gene encoding acyl carrier protein, with protein MDKKTIFNQVAAVIAKQFDIDQSKIKGSLNFKNDLDADSIDLIEVVMSLENKFNAKIPDTEAQKLQTVDDVVNYISAHHQN; from the coding sequence ATGGATAAAAAGACTATTTTTAATCAGGTTGCCGCTGTAATTGCCAAGCAGTTCGACATTGATCAGAGTAAGATTAAAGGTTCGTTAAATTTTAAGAACGACTTAGATGCTGACTCCATTGATTTAATTGAAGTCGTTATGAGTTTAGAAAATAAATTTAACGCTAAAATACCTGATACAGAAGCTCAAAAGTTACAAACGGTTGATGACGTTGTCAATTACATTTCAGCACATCACCAGAATTAA
- the plsX gene encoding phosphate acyltransferase PlsX, which yields MKIAVDALGGDYAPSEIIKGIEIARDKYSDVEFLLYGPVDKIKPMIKNPTRIKLVQADQFIKMGDEPVRSVLTKRHSSMDMAAQAVKDGKADAFLSAGNSGAILASGLFIVGRIKGIARPAFTVALPTVKGKHDRFVMLDVGANAESKPFNLYQYAFMGKYYAQKVLGIDNPRIGLLNNGTEADKGDSLHKTDYQLLSHTKDLNFIGNIESRELLNDVADVVIADGFSGNAVLKGMEGTALSLIYYIKHCILSSGIGAKLGALMLKPTFHKIGNKLDYSKYGGAVLLGVNAPYVKMHGNTKSPVVVNTVGQIRTMIKSQTTDDIVNYFNAHAKEMSDIKKRAQNY from the coding sequence TTGAAAATTGCAGTCGATGCATTAGGCGGTGACTATGCCCCTAGTGAAATCATTAAGGGAATTGAAATTGCTCGAGATAAGTATTCTGATGTTGAATTCTTATTATACGGGCCCGTAGATAAAATTAAACCGATGATAAAGAACCCAACTCGAATTAAGCTAGTTCAAGCCGATCAATTCATTAAGATGGGCGACGAACCCGTTCGTTCGGTATTGACTAAACGTCATTCCAGTATGGACATGGCCGCTCAAGCCGTAAAGGACGGCAAGGCTGATGCCTTCTTATCCGCTGGTAATTCCGGTGCGATCTTGGCATCCGGATTATTTATTGTGGGCCGGATTAAAGGAATTGCCCGTCCAGCATTTACCGTTGCTTTACCGACGGTTAAAGGTAAGCACGACCGTTTCGTTATGTTAGATGTTGGTGCCAATGCTGAATCAAAACCATTTAACCTTTATCAGTATGCTTTTATGGGTAAGTACTATGCTCAGAAGGTCTTGGGTATTGATAATCCCCGAATCGGTCTGTTAAATAATGGGACCGAAGCAGATAAAGGTGATTCCTTACATAAGACTGATTATCAGTTATTATCACACACCAAAGATTTAAACTTTATCGGGAACATTGAATCTCGAGAATTATTAAATGATGTCGCAGATGTTGTGATCGCCGATGGCTTTTCTGGTAACGCCGTCCTTAAAGGGATGGAAGGCACCGCGTTATCATTAATTTACTACATTAAACACTGTATTTTAAGCAGTGGGATTGGTGCTAAATTGGGTGCCTTGATGTTAAAGCCAACTTTTCATAAGATTGGTAATAAATTAGATTATTCTAAATATGGTGGCGCCGTTCTGTTAGGTGTTAACGCACCATACGTTAAGATGCATGGTAATACTAAGTCTCCAGTAGTTGTTAATACCGTTGGTCAGATTAGAACCATGATCAAGTCGCAGACGACGGATGATATTGTTAACTACTTCAACGCTCATGCTAAAGAAATGAGCGATATTAAGAAACGCGCCCAGAATTATTAA
- the recG gene encoding ATP-dependent DNA helicase RecG, translated as MKKLSDSVSALKGVGARRQKDLAHLGINSIQDLLTYFPRRLYSSDVVTSPEQLSGLKNKQRVTLKGIATNPTLVFYGYRKSRVNFSVVIGNNPIKVTFFNQPWVKKRVHPQQTILISGYFDKFSQSVKSPRINSTVVYPASKEVRQATIKRLIKEAYGEYHNLIKTYVPPLIQHHYRLETEQTMIHDMHFPKDRRAEQLARRTAKFNEFFLFEMRLQVMKQIEDRHRGVQIHYQADKIGTFINRLPYQLTAAQRKVIGEIDHDLSRPVQMNRLLQGDVGSGKTIVAAIAIYATITAGYQAALMAPTEILAEQHANNFVKVFQGLGINIALLTGDTKPAARRELLPRLANGQIDLVIGTHALIQKGVKYHRLGLAVIDEQHRFGVAQREALRKKGHNPNVLAMTATPIPRTLALTAYGDMDVSIIDQLPKGRKPIETRWIRSKQFPNVLPFIKHFLASHQQIYIVAPLIKPSEAVSMADAETIYKKFKEYLAPEFNVGLLNGQMKDDQKNQIMRDFEANKYQVLVSTTVIEVGVDVANANMMIIFNADNFGLSQLHQLRGRVGRSSKQAYCLLVADPKSETGKKRMSVMERTNNGFLVSQEDLKLRGPGQVLGKEQSGIPQFKVADPIADEVILSCAQQEAIKIVSVKNWQKQPINRELVRRLRMGRTTTVFD; from the coding sequence ATGAAAAAATTGAGTGATTCAGTTTCTGCACTAAAAGGTGTTGGGGCAAGGCGTCAAAAGGATCTAGCCCATTTAGGGATTAATTCGATTCAGGATTTACTGACTTATTTTCCAAGACGACTTTATAGTTCTGACGTTGTAACGTCTCCGGAACAGTTATCTGGACTTAAGAATAAACAAAGAGTAACTTTAAAAGGAATCGCTACCAATCCAACACTAGTATTTTATGGTTACCGTAAAAGCCGGGTTAATTTTAGCGTGGTAATTGGTAATAATCCGATTAAAGTTACTTTTTTTAATCAACCGTGGGTCAAGAAACGGGTTCATCCGCAGCAAACGATTTTAATTAGTGGCTATTTTGATAAATTCAGTCAATCAGTAAAAAGCCCCCGAATAAATTCAACGGTAGTTTACCCCGCCAGTAAAGAAGTTCGACAGGCGACTATTAAACGTTTGATCAAGGAAGCATACGGTGAATATCATAATCTGATTAAAACCTATGTACCCCCGTTAATTCAGCATCATTATCGGCTGGAGACTGAGCAGACGATGATCCATGATATGCATTTTCCTAAGGATCGTCGCGCTGAACAACTTGCAAGACGAACTGCAAAATTTAACGAATTTTTCCTTTTTGAAATGCGTTTACAGGTCATGAAACAAATTGAAGATCGACACCGTGGCGTTCAGATCCATTACCAAGCTGATAAAATCGGTACTTTCATTAACCGATTGCCATATCAGTTAACGGCCGCTCAAAGAAAAGTCATTGGTGAAATTGATCATGACTTATCACGGCCGGTTCAGATGAACCGATTACTCCAGGGTGACGTTGGTAGTGGTAAAACGATTGTTGCAGCAATTGCAATTTATGCTACAATTACTGCTGGTTATCAAGCGGCTTTAATGGCGCCAACCGAAATTTTAGCTGAACAACATGCTAATAATTTTGTTAAAGTCTTTCAAGGTCTGGGAATTAACATTGCCTTATTGACTGGTGATACTAAACCAGCTGCCCGAAGGGAATTATTGCCACGACTCGCTAATGGTCAAATTGATTTGGTGATTGGAACTCACGCTCTGATTCAAAAGGGCGTCAAATATCATCGTTTGGGCTTGGCGGTAATTGATGAACAACATCGTTTTGGTGTTGCTCAGCGTGAAGCTTTGCGCAAAAAAGGGCATAATCCTAACGTTCTGGCAATGACTGCGACGCCGATTCCACGAACCTTAGCATTAACGGCTTATGGCGATATGGATGTTTCAATCATTGATCAGTTACCAAAGGGCCGAAAACCAATTGAGACCCGGTGGATTCGTTCAAAACAATTTCCGAACGTTTTACCGTTTATTAAGCATTTTCTGGCATCTCATCAGCAGATTTATATTGTTGCGCCGTTAATTAAACCTTCAGAGGCGGTGTCAATGGCGGATGCTGAAACGATTTACAAGAAATTTAAGGAGTACTTAGCTCCTGAATTTAACGTTGGCCTATTAAATGGTCAAATGAAGGATGATCAAAAGAATCAGATCATGCGAGATTTTGAAGCTAATAAATATCAAGTCTTAGTGTCAACGACCGTGATTGAAGTTGGTGTTGATGTTGCCAACGCTAATATGATGATCATCTTTAATGCGGATAATTTTGGCCTATCGCAATTGCATCAATTACGGGGTCGAGTGGGTCGAAGCAGTAAACAAGCATATTGTTTATTAGTGGCTGATCCAAAAAGTGAAACCGGTAAAAAGCGAATGTCCGTAATGGAACGAACTAATAACGGCTTTCTTGTTTCGCAAGAAGATTTGAAATTGAGGGGTCCTGGTCAAGTTCTGGGTAAGGAACAGTCCGGGATCCCACAATTTAAGGTCGCTGATCCAATTGCTGATGAAGTGATATTAAGCTGTGCCCAGCAGGAAGCCATTAAGATCGTCAGTGTGAAAAATTGGCAAAAACAGCCAATTAATCGAGAGTTGGTTCGTCGTTTACGAATGGGTCGAACCACAACCGTTTTTGATTGA
- a CDS encoding DAK2 domain-containing protein, which yields MKTQSKKEATVVSAQEINVDLFSKMVQAAAIELDHNAKFINSLNVFPVPDGDTGTNMKMSMASGEKYVSQDSTQSVGQLSGSLAKGLLMGARGNSGVILSQIFRGFYKSVQNKQTLSAQDVVDAFAYSAKAAYKAVMNPTEGTILTVIRMAAQAGLDTIKSHSDLPTIFDAIYKGANKALKKTPYLLPVLKKVGVVDSGGQGLVLVLKAFNAVIHGKSVKDDRGNLTTSDMTQMINAAHHKSAQSKLNPADIKYGYCTQMTVRFGRGKEVDRKFEYKPFYDHLAKLGDSLLVVNDDEVVKVHVHTEHPGKVLAWGQHFGDLTKVKVDNMRLQQEDIIDHDKEVQTDAKEKLAKEEKPKKTAVIAVVSGHGLKVLFKSLGVTDFVSGGQTMNPSTQDILDVIKRCNAKQIIILPNNGNIYMSAKAAAKVSKKPVAVIHCKTVNQGMAVMLGYDPNASLKDNEAEMNDNLDEAKSGEVTYATRDSTIDNVNVKKGQYIGIVDGKITVTDSDMTKATVKMVKSMLDDMSEVVTIIYGKDTNKRAASQVEKAVKKLDSDLEVEVHEGDQPVYPFLISVE from the coding sequence ATGAAAACGCAATCTAAGAAAGAAGCGACTGTAGTGTCAGCTCAAGAGATTAACGTGGATTTATTTAGCAAAATGGTTCAAGCTGCAGCAATTGAGTTGGATCACAACGCTAAATTTATCAATTCATTGAACGTCTTTCCAGTACCTGATGGTGATACCGGAACCAACATGAAGATGTCGATGGCAAGCGGCGAAAAATACGTATCACAGGATTCAACTCAATCAGTTGGCCAATTATCCGGCTCGCTTGCTAAAGGCTTATTAATGGGTGCTCGAGGCAATTCGGGTGTTATTTTGTCCCAAATTTTCCGTGGCTTTTATAAGTCTGTCCAGAATAAGCAAACGTTATCAGCTCAAGATGTAGTTGATGCTTTTGCTTACAGTGCTAAAGCTGCTTACAAAGCCGTGATGAACCCAACCGAAGGAACGATTTTAACCGTTATTAGAATGGCTGCTCAAGCTGGCTTAGATACCATTAAGAGCCATTCTGATTTACCAACGATCTTTGATGCAATCTACAAAGGTGCTAATAAAGCTTTAAAGAAGACTCCTTATTTATTACCAGTTCTGAAAAAAGTTGGCGTCGTTGATTCTGGTGGCCAGGGCCTCGTTCTGGTCTTGAAAGCCTTCAATGCCGTTATTCATGGTAAATCCGTTAAGGATGATCGTGGTAATTTGACGACATCTGATATGACCCAGATGATTAATGCCGCCCATCATAAGAGTGCTCAAAGTAAGTTGAACCCCGCTGATATAAAATATGGTTATTGTACTCAGATGACGGTCCGTTTCGGCCGTGGCAAAGAAGTTGACCGTAAATTTGAATACAAACCGTTTTATGATCATCTAGCTAAATTAGGGGATTCCTTACTAGTTGTCAATGATGATGAAGTCGTAAAGGTTCACGTTCATACTGAACATCCTGGAAAAGTCTTGGCATGGGGCCAGCATTTCGGTGATTTAACGAAAGTTAAAGTCGATAACATGCGTCTCCAGCAGGAAGATATTATCGATCATGATAAAGAAGTCCAGACTGACGCCAAAGAGAAATTAGCTAAAGAAGAAAAGCCAAAGAAGACCGCTGTAATTGCCGTTGTAAGTGGCCACGGTCTTAAAGTTCTCTTTAAGAGCTTAGGTGTTACTGATTTCGTAAGCGGCGGTCAGACCATGAACCCAAGTACTCAAGATATCTTGGACGTTATTAAACGATGTAATGCTAAACAGATCATTATCTTACCAAATAACGGTAATATTTATATGTCAGCTAAAGCTGCCGCTAAAGTATCTAAGAAGCCGGTGGCTGTTATTCATTGTAAGACCGTTAATCAAGGGATGGCCGTAATGTTAGGCTATGATCCAAACGCTTCTCTGAAAGATAACGAAGCTGAAATGAATGATAACCTGGACGAAGCCAAAAGTGGTGAGGTTACTTACGCCACTAGAGATTCGACCATCGATAACGTTAACGTTAAGAAGGGTCAGTACATTGGGATCGTCGATGGTAAGATTACCGTTACTGATTCAGATATGACTAAAGCGACCGTCAAAATGGTTAAATCTATGTTAGACGATATGAGTGAAGTCGTCACCATTATCTATGGTAAGGACACTAACAAGAGAGCTGCTAGCCAGGTCGAAAAGGCCGTTAAAAAACTTGATTCTGATTTAGAAGTGGAAGTCCACGAGGGTGATCAACCCGTTTATCCATTCCTAATTTCGGTTGAATAA
- a CDS encoding Asp23/Gls24 family envelope stress response protein translates to MTVKMKDSYGTIDLNKKVIATVVGGAATDNYGVVGMASQNQLRDNVNVILRRDDYSRGIEVHQDKDGISIDINIIVSYGTKISEVSKNVQAKAKYNLKEMLGLTPKAINVIVQGVQVNE, encoded by the coding sequence ATGACAGTTAAAATGAAAGACAGTTACGGAACGATTGATCTTAACAAAAAAGTCATTGCAACCGTAGTTGGTGGTGCTGCCACTGATAATTACGGTGTTGTTGGGATGGCTAGTCAAAATCAGCTCCGTGATAACGTTAACGTCATTTTACGTCGTGATGATTACTCACGTGGAATCGAAGTTCATCAGGATAAAGACGGGATCTCAATCGATATTAACATCATCGTTAGTTATGGAACTAAGATCTCCGAAGTATCCAAGAACGTTCAAGCTAAAGCAAAATATAACTTAAAAGAAATGCTGGGCTTAACGCCTAAGGCAATTAATGTGATTGTACAAGGAGTTCAAGTAAACGAATGA
- the rpmB gene encoding 50S ribosomal protein L28, with protein MAKDFFNGKHTQFGNTRSHALNHSRRSWKPNLHKVRVLVNGKPKKVWVSARTLKSGKIKRV; from the coding sequence ATGGCTAAAGATTTCTTTAATGGTAAGCATACTCAGTTCGGTAACACCCGTTCCCATGCTTTAAACCATTCTCGTCGTTCCTGGAAGCCTAATTTACACAAAGTTAGGGTTCTTGTTAACGGTAAGCCTAAGAAAGTTTGGGTTAGTGCTCGTACCTTAAAATCTGGTAAGATCAAGCGCGTATAA
- a CDS encoding thiamine diphosphokinase yields the protein MKVINLLVGGPTAEWPEALKKGQIKGPWIGADRGNLRLIKLGINPTVAIGDFDSMSTDELKVVKQHVKDVRTFPARKDFTDTELLLMCAIRDYDPQIIRIYGATGGRIDHFLSNLFMVLEPRFRKYAERVKLIDDKNSIGFYLPGKHLIHKEPDKKYLAFVPLGGMHVSLSHVEYPLDHHWIGFPRSYSSNEFIGDYAKFSFDQNIMCVIQSKD from the coding sequence ATGAAGGTTATTAATTTATTGGTCGGTGGTCCAACTGCTGAATGGCCTGAAGCCTTAAAAAAAGGTCAGATTAAGGGCCCATGGATCGGTGCCGATCGTGGTAATTTACGGTTGATTAAATTAGGTATTAACCCGACGGTTGCGATTGGTGATTTCGACTCAATGTCCACCGATGAATTAAAGGTTGTTAAGCAGCACGTTAAAGACGTTCGTACATTTCCTGCTCGTAAGGATTTTACGGACACGGAATTATTGTTGATGTGTGCAATTCGTGATTATGATCCCCAGATAATTCGGATCTACGGAGCGACTGGTGGTCGGATTGACCACTTTCTTTCGAATCTATTTATGGTCTTAGAGCCCCGATTTCGCAAGTATGCCGAACGGGTAAAATTAATTGATGATAAGAATTCAATTGGTTTTTACTTGCCAGGTAAACATTTAATTCATAAGGAACCTGATAAAAAATATTTGGCATTCGTTCCGTTAGGTGGGATGCACGTTTCCTTATCACATGTTGAATATCCGCTTGATCATCATTGGATTGGCTTTCCGAGATCTTACTCCAGTAACGAATTTATTGGTGATTATGCTAAATTCAGTTTTGATCAGAATATTATGTGTGTCATTCAGAGTAAAGATTAA
- the rpe gene encoding ribulose-phosphate 3-epimerase: MIKVAPSILSADYVNLEASIKKIEHSADAIHIDIMDGQFVPSIAYGPGWVKAIRPITNLKLDIHMMVENPERFVKPLADAGADIIDVHKEATPHIHRALQMIHKAGCKAGVVINPGTSVESIRPVLYLADQVLVMTVNPGFGGQKFIPEMVNKIQELSDLRKKYGYKYDIEIDGGVNNHTVKSAYKAGTDVAVAGSFVFDNPDPAAQVRSIKQATK, from the coding sequence ATGATTAAAGTTGCACCATCAATTTTAAGTGCTGATTACGTTAATTTAGAAGCTAGTATTAAGAAAATTGAACATTCAGCCGATGCGATTCACATCGACATTATGGACGGTCAGTTTGTACCGTCAATTGCCTACGGTCCGGGTTGGGTCAAAGCCATTCGTCCGATCACTAACCTGAAGTTAGATATTCACATGATGGTCGAAAACCCAGAACGTTTTGTTAAGCCGCTTGCTGATGCCGGTGCCGACATTATCGACGTCCATAAGGAAGCTACACCACATATTCACCGTGCTTTACAGATGATTCATAAAGCCGGTTGTAAAGCAGGGGTCGTTATTAATCCTGGGACCAGTGTTGAATCCATTCGTCCAGTCCTTTACTTAGCTGATCAAGTCTTAGTTATGACTGTTAACCCTGGTTTTGGTGGCCAGAAGTTTATTCCTGAAATGGTTAATAAGATCCAGGAATTAAGTGATTTACGTAAGAAGTACGGTTATAAGTACGACATTGAAATTGACGGTGGCGTTAATAACCATACCGTTAAGAGTGCGTATAAAGCAGGAACTGACGTTGCGGTTGCTGGATCATTCGTCTTTGATAACCCTGACCCTGCAGCACAGGTTCGTTCCATTAAACAGGCCACTAAATAA
- the rsgA gene encoding ribosome small subunit-dependent GTPase A → MPVGKIYQSLGGFYDIASHGHMYRTRARGNFRAKRIKPIVGDVVDFKSGYVLSVHRRINRLSRPPLANLTQAIIVTSTQEPRFSAGLLDRQLVALGVQHIKPLIYFSKLDLLDPEQQAHYLKIAKYYHDIGYDVFAPKKAFCPTTLDLLKNHLTGQETVVMGQTGVGKSSLLNHLKPGLNLKTGQVSKALHRGKHTTRRVHLIIMNHGLIADTPGFSSYEILNVDIYHLKNYFPEFVKNSSRCKFRECLHVNEPKCQIKQMVKDGKIMKSRYDTYLHLFTLIKNRKPIYHKKH, encoded by the coding sequence ATGCCCGTTGGCAAAATTTATCAATCACTTGGTGGCTTTTATGACATCGCTAGTCATGGTCATATGTACCGAACCCGTGCTCGGGGTAACTTTCGTGCGAAGCGGATCAAACCAATCGTGGGCGACGTTGTTGATTTTAAGAGCGGTTATGTACTAAGTGTTCATCGCCGGATAAACCGGTTATCCAGGCCACCGTTGGCTAATCTAACCCAAGCCATTATCGTGACGTCAACCCAGGAGCCACGTTTTTCAGCGGGTCTACTGGATCGTCAGTTAGTCGCACTGGGTGTCCAGCACATTAAGCCATTGATTTACTTTTCAAAGCTTGATCTCTTGGATCCTGAACAACAGGCTCATTATTTAAAGATCGCTAAATATTATCATGATATCGGATACGATGTCTTTGCACCTAAAAAAGCGTTCTGTCCCACCACGTTAGATTTACTTAAGAATCATTTGACCGGCCAGGAAACAGTTGTAATGGGTCAGACGGGTGTCGGTAAATCCAGTTTACTTAACCACTTAAAGCCTGGTTTAAACCTTAAAACGGGCCAGGTATCCAAAGCCTTACACCGTGGTAAGCATACGACTCGCCGGGTTCATTTAATCATCATGAATCACGGTTTAATCGCTGATACACCTGGGTTCTCATCATATGAGATTCTTAACGTTGATATTTATCACCTTAAAAATTACTTTCCGGAATTCGTTAAAAATTCTTCGAGATGCAAATTTAGAGAGTGTCTCCACGTGAACGAACCCAAATGCCAGATTAAGCAAATGGTCAAAGACGGCAAGATTATGAAGAGCCGTTATGATACCTACCTGCATTTATTTACGTTAATTAAAAATCGAAAGCCAATTTATCATAAGAAACATTAA
- the rsmB gene encoding 16S rRNA (cytosine(967)-C(5))-methyltransferase RsmB, producing the protein MKMDQPRYLAVKVLNRVYKGAYSNIELNNALENHSMKHQDAGLLTQIVYGTLQHRLTLRYDLTPFVKRPKGLQQWVIILLETALYQMIYLSRIPNYAILKESIQIAKERGNQGARRLVTGVLHSVIRKGVPDVKKLPDKLTQLSVAYSVPTWLVKELINQVGADKTLQILQSINQPSSVSVRVNTVLTDVTAVKNSLTNEGYSVEDSSLAENSLIVSGASVAQSDEFKRGLITIQDQSASLPVESMDIQPDEKVLDACAAPGGKTCQIAERIDPKRGGLVYALDLHQNRLNRVKKNAKRLHVNHAVTTKMLDARKAGQFYSTQSFDQILVDAPCSGLGLIRNKPEIRYFKSIDDVNRLHQIQTQILASVAPLVKVNGTITYSTCTILDQENQDTIKAFLDHNDNFDVVKTTIKHSVHGQNQFKYLKLYPDDFKSDGFFVCTLKRVK; encoded by the coding sequence ATGAAAATGGATCAGCCGCGGTATTTAGCCGTTAAAGTATTAAACCGAGTTTATAAGGGTGCTTATTCCAATATTGAATTGAATAACGCACTAGAAAATCATTCCATGAAGCATCAAGATGCTGGTCTGTTGACTCAGATCGTGTACGGGACCTTACAGCATCGTTTAACGTTGCGTTATGATTTAACACCGTTTGTTAAACGACCAAAAGGTTTGCAGCAATGGGTAATAATTCTGTTAGAAACCGCTCTGTATCAGATGATTTATCTATCCCGAATTCCTAATTATGCAATTCTGAAGGAATCAATTCAGATTGCTAAAGAACGTGGAAATCAGGGTGCTCGCCGTCTAGTAACAGGAGTTCTCCATAGCGTAATTCGTAAAGGCGTTCCCGATGTTAAAAAACTTCCTGATAAGTTAACTCAACTGTCGGTTGCTTACAGCGTTCCCACTTGGTTAGTTAAAGAATTAATTAATCAAGTTGGCGCTGATAAGACGCTTCAAATTTTACAAAGTATTAACCAACCCAGTTCAGTATCGGTTCGGGTTAATACGGTTTTGACCGATGTAACCGCCGTTAAAAATTCATTAACAAATGAAGGATACTCGGTTGAAGATAGTTCTTTAGCTGAAAATTCATTGATTGTAAGCGGTGCGTCCGTTGCTCAAAGTGATGAATTTAAACGTGGCTTGATCACCATTCAAGATCAAAGTGCTTCGTTGCCGGTTGAATCAATGGATATTCAACCAGACGAAAAAGTCTTGGACGCCTGCGCTGCACCTGGCGGTAAAACGTGTCAGATTGCTGAACGAATTGATCCAAAACGGGGCGGCTTGGTTTATGCCCTTGATCTGCATCAGAATCGTTTGAACCGGGTTAAGAAGAACGCTAAGCGGTTACATGTTAATCATGCCGTAACAACGAAGATGCTGGACGCTAGAAAAGCGGGTCAGTTCTATTCCACCCAAAGTTTTGACCAAATTTTAGTTGATGCACCTTGTTCTGGATTAGGCTTGATTCGCAATAAGCCTGAAATTCGTTACTTTAAGTCGATTGATGACGTTAACCGCCTTCATCAGATTCAAACCCAGATCTTAGCGTCAGTTGCACCACTCGTTAAGGTTAATGGTACGATAACATACAGTACGTGTACGATTTTGGATCAGGAAAATCAAGATACGATTAAGGCCTTTTTAGATCATAACGATAACTTTGATGTCGTGAAAACGACGATTAAACATTCTGTTCATGGTCAAAATCAGTTTAAGTACCTTAAGTTATACCCAGATGATTTTAAATCAGATGGCTTCTTCGTTTGTACACTGAAAAGAGTTAAGTAA